From one Parambassis ranga chromosome 5, fParRan2.1, whole genome shotgun sequence genomic stretch:
- the LOC114436012 gene encoding potassium voltage-gated channel subfamily A member 2, with translation MTVATGDPSDEAAAHPGHPQDYDPEADHECCERVVINISGLRFETQLKTLSQFPETLLGDPKKRMRYFDPLRNEYFFDRNRPSFDAILYYYQSGGRLRRPVNVTLDIFSEEIRFYELGDEAIEIFREDEGFIKEEERPLPDNEFQRQVWLLFEYPESSGPARIIAIISVMVILISIVSFCLETLPIFRNDEDDMHKSHAEVFSPETNTTIISYTSTYFTDPFFVLETLCIIWFSFEFLVRFFACPSKAGFFVNIMNIIDIVAIIPYFITLGTELAERPEDGQAGQQAMSLAILRVIRLVRVFRIFKLSRHSKGLQILGQTLKASMRELGLLIFFLFIGVILFSSAVYFAEADEPESQFESIPDAFWWAVVSMTTVGYGDMVPTTIGGKIVGSLCAIAGVLTIALPVPVIVSNFNYFYHRETEGEEQAQYLQVNVPKTDSAEELKKSRSGSTISKSDYMEIQEAVNNSNEDFQEENLKTANCTLANTNYVNITKMLTDV, from the coding sequence ATGACTGTTGCCACAGGCGACCCCTCTGACGAGGCGGCCGCTCACCCGGGGCACCCGCAGGACTACGACCCAGAGGCCGACCACGAGTGCTGCGAGAGGGTGGTCATCAACATCTCAGGGCTGCGCTTTGAGACGCAACTCAAAACCCTCTCCCAGTTCCCGGAGACTCTGCTTGGGGACCCCAAAAAGAGGATGCGGTACTTTGACCCTCTAAGGAATGAGTACTTTTTCGACAGGAACAGACCCAGCTTTGATGCCATATTGTATTACTACCAATCAGGAGGCCGGCTAAGAAGGCCGGTCAATGTTACCCTCGATATTTTCTCGGAGGAGATTCGCTTTTACGAGCTGGGCGATGAGGCCATCGAGATTTTCAGAGAAGACGAGGGTTTcatcaaagaggaggagaggcctCTTCCTGACAATGAGTTTCAGAGACAGGTGTGGCTACTGTTCGAGTACCCAGAGAGCTCAGGTCCTGCTAGGATTATTGCCATAATCTCTGTCATGGTCATCCTGATATCCATCGTCAGCTTCTGTTTGGAGACGCTCCCTATTTTCCGCAACGACGAGGATGACATGCACAAATCTCACGCGGAAGTCTTTTCACCAGAGACCAACACCACAATCATCAGCTACACCTCCACCTACTTCACCGACCCTTTCTTTGTCCTGGAGACTCTTTGCATTATATGGTTCTCCTTTGAGTTTCTAGTGCGTTTCTTCGCCTGCCCCAGCAAAGCAGGCTTTTTTGTTAATATAATGAACATTATTGATATTGTCGCCATCATCCCTTACTTCATCACACTCGGCACAGAGCTAGCAGAGAGGCCAGAGGATGGTCAAGCGGGTCAACAAGCCATGTCTTTAGCCATTCTCAGGGTCATCCGCTTGGTACGAGTCTTCAGAATCTTCAAGCTCTCTCGTCACTCTAAGGGGCTTCAGATTTTGGGTCAGACCCTAAAAGCTAGCATGAGAGAGCTGGGCCTGctcattttcttcctcttcataGGAGTCATCTTGTTCTCCAGCGCCGTCTACTTCGCTGAGGCAGACGAGCCCGAGTCTCAGTTTGAAAGCATCCCGGACGCGTTTTGGTGGGCTGTGGTATCCATGACGACAGTGGGCTATGGTGATATGGTCCCGACGACGATCGGTGGAAAGATTGTGGGCTCCCTTTGTGCCATCGCTGGTGTGCTGACCATCGCTCTGCCCGTGCCTGTCATTGTGTCCAACTTTAACTACTTCTATCACCGCGAGACCGAAGGTGAAGAGCAGGCGCAGTATCTGCAGGTCAACGTGCCCAAAACCGACTCGgcggaggagctgaagaagagccGGAGCGGCTCCACCATCAGCAAATCGGACTACATGGAGATCCAGGAAGCTGTGAACAACAGCAACGAGGACTTTCAGGAGGAGAACCTTAAGACGGCCAACTGCACACTGGCCAACACAAACTATGTAAACATCACCAAAATGCTCACAGACGTGTAG
- the LOC114436026 gene encoding potassium voltage-gated channel subfamily A member 10-like, producing the protein MEVPLVNFENMDDVGINLGDPSDSGYPTSPTSEAPDQNLLTHRLASPQQSPRRGRRGNSSGQDGLSPSTPPTTKANSSSGSLISNLKLLINSESPTDSVFSKMPKDYYENEDLFEKHCMEEKDEKVVINISGLMFETQLSTLNRFPETVLGDPMKRIRYFDPMRNEYFFDRNRPSFDGILYYYQSGGRIRRPANVPLDVFANEMVFYQLGHEAMEQFREDEGFIKEPEVLLPTNELKRQFWLLFEYPESSSAARSVALVSVFVIVISIFIFCLETLPEFRDDNDFIPGLTQMMNGTKDSSVPHPAAKNVVAYLTDPFFIVETICIIWFCFEVGVRFVVCPSKSDFFNNIMNIIDIVSIIPYFVTLGTELATSPDDDMNSSQNMSLAILRIIRLVRVFRIFKLSRHSKGLQILGQTLKASMRELGLLIFFLFIGVILFSSAIYFAEVDEPQTQFVSIPDGFWWAVVTMTTVGYGDMCPITMGGKMVGTLCAIAGVLTIALPVPVIVSNFNYFYHRETEQEEKQVMDAAAEAAQKMSAANKYGSTLSLNKSNGTWQNEKNGMH; encoded by the coding sequence ATGGAGGTGCCGCTTGTTAACTTTGAAAACATGGATGATGTTGGCATCAACCTGGGTGACCCGAGCGACTCCGGGTACCCGACCTCACCCACCTCAGAGGCTCCGGATCAGAATCTGTTAACTCACCGCTTGGCTTCTCCACAGCAGTCGCCGCGCAGAGGACGACGTGGAAATTCTTCCGGTCAAGATGGCTTGTCACCATCCACTCCACCGACCACTAAAGCGAACTCCAGCAGTGGCAGTTTAATCTCGAACCTAAAGCTCCTGATCAACAGCGAGTCTCCCACTGACAGCGTCTTCAGTAAGATGCCGAAGGATTATTATGAAAACGAAGATCTGTTTGAAAAACACTGCATGGAAGAAAAAGATGAGAAAGTTGTTATCAATATTTCAGGCCTGATGTTTGAAACCCAACTCAGCACCCTGAATAGGTTTCCAGAGACAGTGCTCGGTGATCCTATGAAGAGAATAAGATACTTCGACCCGATGAGAAATGAGTACTTCTTTGACAGGAACCGCCCGTCTTTTGATGGTATTCTCTACTACTATCAGTCAGGTGGGAGAATCCGCAGACCAGCCAATGTTCCCTTAGATGTTTTTGCTAATGAAATGGTTTTCTATCAGTTGGGCCATGAAGCTATGGAGCAGTTCCGTGAAGATGAAGGGTTTATCAAAGAGCCCGAAGTCCTTTTGCCCACCAATGAACTCAAGCGCCAGTTCTGGCTCCTGTTTGAATACCCTGAGAGCTCCAGTGCAGCCAGATCTGTAgctcttgtttctgtgtttgtcatCGTGATTTCTATCTTCATCTTCTGCCTGGAGACTCTGCCAGAGTTCAGAGACGACAATGACTTTATTCCAGGTTTAACCCAGATGATGAACGGCACTAAAGACAGTTCAGTCCCTCATCCTGCTGCTAAAAACGTGGTGGCGTATCTCACAGACCCCTTTTTCATAGTGGAGACTATATGCATCATTTGGTTCTGCTTTGAGGTCGGTGTCCGCTTTGTGGTTTGCCCCAGCAAAAGTGATTTCTTCAATAACATCATGAATATCATTGACATTGTGTCTATAATTCCGTACTTTGTGACCCTGGGAACAGAGCTGGCGACCTCGCCTGACGATGACATGAACTCCAGTCAGAACATGTCCTTGGCGATACTGAGAATCATCCGACTGGTGAGAGTCTTCAGAATCTTTAAACTTTCCCGACACTCGAAGGGGCTTCAGATTTTGGGGCAGACCCTAAAAGCCAGCATGAGGGAACTCGGGCTGCTCATCTTCTTCCTTTTTATCGGAGTCATCCTATTCTCAAGTGCCATCTACTTTGCAGAAGTGGATGAGCCCCAGACGCAGTTCGTTAGCATCCCTGACGGCTTCTGGTGGGCCGTGGTGACGATGACCACCGTGGGTTACGGAGACATGTGCCCCATCACCATGGGAGGCAAAATGGTGGGCACCCTCTGTGCCATTGCCGGTGTCCTGACAATTGCGTTGCCCGTCCCTGTCATCGTCTCCAACTTTAACTATTTTTACCACCgtgagacagagcaggaggagaagcaggtgATGGATGCAGCTGCAGAGGCTGCCCAGAAAATGTCAGCTGCTAACAAGTATGGAAGCACACTTTCACTAAACAAAAGCAACGGCACCTGGCAGAATGAGAAAAACGGCATGCACTGA